The nucleotide sequence GcggtagtaggcctgatcacccagcggtagtaggcctgatcacccagcggtagtaggcctgatcacccagcggtagtaggcctgatcacccagcggtagtaggcctgatcacccagcggtagtaggcctgatcacccagCGGTGGTAGGCCCGATCACCCAGCGGTGGTAGGCCCGATCACCCAGCGGTGGTAGGCCCGATCACCCAGCGGTGGTAGGCCCGATCACCCAGCGGTGGTAGGCCCGATCACCCAGCGGTGGTAGGCCCGATCACCCAGCGGTGGTAGGCCCGATCACCCAGCGGTGGTAGGCCCGATCACCCAGCGGTGGTAGGcccgatcaccgacaacgatgagacagcctatagggatgaggtcagagacctggtattGTGGTGCCacgacaacaacctctccatcaatgtgagcaagacaaaggagatgattgtggactacaggaaaaggaagaccgGACCCCATTCACATTGCCTggtctgtagtggagcgggtcgagagtttcacgTTCCTTGGTTCCTtaacaagccataagactgctggacTATTGATAAAATGGCCATCTGGACTATTTGGTTCACCCccccttgtttttacactgctgctactcgctgtttatggtctatgcatagtcactttactcctacctacatgtgcctccacactgactcagtaccggtaccccctgtatatagcctccacactgactcagtaccggtaccccctgtatatagcctccacactgactcggtaccggtaccccctgtaatatagtctcgttattttgttacttttaaacaattttttacttaagtttatttagtaaatattttcttaaccaacaatgcagtgaagAAAATGAAGGGCGTGTAATcgtttcacagtaaggtctacaccacgTTACCACTATGACAAGGTACTAACACACCACTACCACTAGGGGGCACTAAAGCATATAACAAGCCTTGTGATTCATGTACTTCTGAGGAAATAAGATGTCTGCAGCTGTATCATAATGTACCATACTAATGTATTCCTGAATGCACCATGTATGAAAATGGGTTAAATGAACGGACATCAATGTCCtgttattgtctctctctctcctctcagggtggcCAACCAGAGCCTAAAGAGATAATGCCtgttattgtctctctctctcttctcagggTGGCCAACCAGAGCCTAAAGAGataatgtctgttaatgtctctctctctcagggtggcCAACCAGAGCCTAAAGAGataatgtctgttaatgtctctctcctctcagggtggcCAACCAGAGCCTAAAGAGataatgtctgttaatgtctctctctctctcctctcagggtggcCAACCAGAGCCTAAAGAGATAATGTCtgttattgtctctctctctcttctcagggTGGCCAACCAGAGCCTAAAGAGATAATGcctgttaatgtctctctctctcctctcagggtggcCAACCAGAGCCTAAAGAGATAATGTCtgttattgtctctctctctctctctcctctcagggtggcCAACCAGAGCCTAAAGAGataatgtctgttaatgtctctctctctctcctctcagggtggcCAACCAGAGCCTAAAGAGATAATGTCtgttattgtctctctctcttctcagggTGGCCAACCAGAGCCTAAAGAGATAATGCCtgttattgtctctctctctcctctcagggtggcCAACCAGAGCCTAAAGAGATAATGTCtgttattgtctctctctctctcttctcagggTGGCCAACCAGAGCCTAAAGAGATAATGCCtgttattgtctctctctctcctctcagggtggcCAACCAGAGCCTAAAGAGATAATGTCtgttattgtctctctctctctcttctcagggTGGCCAACCAGAGCCTAAAGAGATAATGTCtgttattgtctctctctctctcctctcagggtggcCAACCAGAGCCTAAAGAGATAATGTCtgttattgtctctctctctcctctcagggtggcCAACCAGAGCCTAAAGAGataatgtctgttaatgtctctctctctcctctcagggtggcCAACCAGAGCCTAAAGAGATAATGTCtgttattgtctctctctctcttctcagggTGGCCAACCAGAGCCTAAAGAGATAATGTCtgttattgtctctctctctcttctcagggTGGCCAACCAGAGCCTAAAGAGATAATGCCtgttattgtctctctctctcttctcagggTGGCCAACCAGAGCCTAAAGAGATAATGCCtgttattgtctctctctctcttctcagggTGGCCAACCAGAGCCTAAAGAGATAATGTCtgttattgtctctctctctcttctcagggTGGCCAACCAGAGCCTAAAGAGATAATGCCtgttattgtctctctctctcttctcagggTGGCCAACCAGAGCCTAAAGAGATAATGCCtgttattgtctctctctcctctcagggtggcCAACCAGAGCCTAAAGAGATCGGAGGGTGTAGTGTCCTTAATACCAACCCCAGCCTGATCAAACCTATCCCTGTCAAGCCTATGGAGAGATATCCCCAGCCTGGGATACAGGAGAGGCCTGTTCAGGTACACAGAGCCTTTCACCTTATTCAACACAATGGAAATTGGTAGATTTTAAATGTGGTTTATCCACCCTGTGAATTAGTtgggtttttttttttaatggtcaAATTGCTGATTTCTAACACAGTGTTGACCTGGTTTCACAGTTAGGCTCTACTGTTTGTTTTCCTTGTgttctctcctttctgtttcaCACCAccgatctctccccctctctctctccatcaccctttTCCTCTCTTAGGATGGTCGAGGAGAgcccaggcctctctctctggccactcTGTTTGGTGTCCAGCAGCCCAGAGCAGAGCTGGTCTCTCCCATGGCTGGGTCAGGAGGTCCAGGGTCCCAGCCCCAGGGGAAGCCTGGAGGTGTCCGCCCGGCGGTGGCCCGCTCCTTGTCCTACGACGACCCAGTCCAGGCCCAGCCCCATCTCCAGGCCCAGGAAGGGGGTCTGATCTCAGCTAGCAGCCCCCCGCAGCACTGCCCTGCCTTCCAGAAGCTCATGAAGGATGCCGCCTCCTCCTCCCAGCCTCAGAAGCAGCTCCAGAGAGGAGGTCCTATGGAGCAGCTCCAACCCGTCTGCGAGTCACCCGAGAACAGACTGCATGAGAACGGAgccccctctgtcctccaccaTCAGACCCAGGCCAGACAAGACCCCATCCAGAGACTGTTCCAGAACCAGCCCACTTCCACCACCCCTTCAATGACCACCTCCGCTCCCTGttgtcctcgtcctcctcctctcatccctggTCTCCAGTCTGCCCGTCCTCAGCCTCTCCTGGTGGATGCTTTGGGCTTCCCTGGTTCTCAACACCATcacctctctcctcaccaggCCCGGCCGTTGTACTTCAGCCCCACCAAGCCCCCCCAGATGCTGGTCCCCATGTTGCCCTCACACCCCTCCCAGTCTCAACCTCCCCACCAACCCCAGCCTGGTCATCCTCAGTCACAGCCCTGTCACCCTTTCCACCCCTTCCAGCACCCCCAGCCCATATACCTCCAACCCCTGCCATGTCACCCCCAGCCGGGGCAGCTAACCGGTGTCGTCTCCCCCCATGAGCTGCTCCAGAGGCTGCAGCTGGTTCAACAGGAGCAGAGTCTGGTCCCGGAGCCCACTAGGCCTTCCTCTAACCTGGCTCCTCGCTTCCACGAGCCAGCCCCTCTAGCCCCCTCAGCCCCCCCAGCCATGGGGCAGCACGGCCAGCAGTCGGCTCATTCTACAGCCAGGTCTCTGGACAGTTTGGCTGACAAGAACTCTGCAGGCACCGCTGCTCAGAAGTTCCAGGTaaatactaaatatatatatatatatctgactaAAGGACTGTaaaatactaaatatatatatatatatatctgactcaaaggactgtaaaacactaaatatatatatatatctgactcaaaggactgtaaaacactaaatatatatatctatctgaCTCAAAGGACTGTaaaatactaaatatatatatctatctgactcaaaggactgtaaaacactaaatatatatatcctaTCTGACTCAAAGGACTGTAAaacactaaatatatatatatatatatatatatatatatatctgactcaaaggactgtaaaacactaaatatatatatatatctgactcaaaggactgtaaaacactaaatatatatatatatctgactcaaaggactgtaaaacactaaatatatatatatatctgactcaaaggactgtaaaacactaaatatatatatatatctgactcaaaggactgtaaaacactaaatatatatatatatctgactcaaaggactgtaaaacactaaatatatatatatatctgactcaaaggactgtaaaacactaaatatatatatatatctgactcAAAGGGACTGACTCAAAGGACTGTAAAACACTAAATATATATAAATCTGACTCAAAGGACTGTAAaacactaaatatatatatatatctgactcaaaggactgtaaaacactaactaaatatatatatatatctgactcaaaggactgtaaaacactaaatatatatatcaaaggactgtaaaacactaaatatatatatcctaTCTGACTCAAAGGACTGTAAaacactaaatatatatatatatatatatatctgactcaaaggactgtaaaacactaaatatatatatatatatatctgactcAAAGGACTGTaaatactaaatatatatatcctaTCTGACTCAAAGGACTGTAAAAtactaaaatatatatatcctaTCTGACTCAAAGGACTGTaaaatactaaatatatatatcctaTCTGACTCAAAGgactgtaaaaaataaatatatatatcctaTCTGACTCAAAGgactgtaaaaaataaatatatatatcctaTCTGACTCAAAGGACTGTaaaatactaaatatatatatatatatatatctgactcAAAGGACTGTAAAATACTAAATATATCCTATCTGACTCAAAGGACTGTaaaatactaaatatatatatcctaTCTGACTAAAGGACTGTAAAATAAACTAAATATATCCTATCTGAGTCAAAGGACTGTAAAATAAACTATATATATCCTATCTGACTCAAAGGACTGTAACAAAGTGCTGGAGTGGTTTTGCACAGGGAGGGATCTGTGTTTGTGGAAGTaaggtctctgtctctaaccatctcctctctgtctccaggtgatcTCCCCCCAGCGTATCCCAGCCACAGTGGCACCTACCCTGCTCCTGTCCCCCAGTGTCTTCTCCCAGGCCAAGCGCCCCCAGGCCAAAGCCTCTGGGGACACCCACTGCCCCCCTGGCCCTCATCCTCCCTCAGCCCTCCTGGCCCCACAGGCCCCAGACGACCCCCAACCCAGGGGCCTCTCTAAGAGCCAGCTCCAGGCCACCCTGCTGCACCTCAtacaggtaggagagaggaggagccagGCTGGTTTTACAGGAACAAAGTTACACTTGATTCAGAAGCTCTGTTGGCtgtgggtgcacttgattcagaagccctgttggcgGTGGGTGCACTTGATTTAGAAGCCCTGTTGGCggtgggtgcacttgattcagaagccctgttggcggtgggtgcacttgattcagaagccctgttggctGTGGGtacacttgattcagaagccctgttggcggtgggtgcacttgattcagaagccctgttggcggtgggtgcacttgattcagaagccctgttggcggtgggtgcacttgattcagaagccctgttggcgGTGGGTGCACTCGATTCAGAAGCCTTGTTGGCGGTGGGTGCACTCGATTCAGAAGCCCTTGTTGGCGGTGGGTGCActcgattcagaagccctgttggggGTAGGTGCActcgattcagaagccctgttggggGTAGGTGCActcgattcagaagccctgttggggGTAGGTGCACTCGATTCAGAAGCCCTTTTGGGGGTAGGTGCActcgattcagaagccctgttggggGTAGGTGCActcgattcagaagccctgttggggGTGGCTGCACTCgtttcagaagccctgttggggGTGGGTGCACTCgtttcagaagccctgttggggGTGGGTGCActcgattcagaagccctgttggggGTGGGTGCActcgattcagaagccctgttggggGTGGGTGCACTCgtttcagaagccctgttggggGTGGGTGCActcgattcagaagccctgttggtggtaggtgcactctattcagaagccctgttggggGTAGGTGCACTCGATTCAGAAGCCCTTTTGGGGGTAGGTGCAcgtgattcagaagccctgttggcaGTGGGTGCAcgtgattcagaagccctgttggggTGGGTGCActcgattcagaagccctgttggggGTGGGTGCACTCGAGCCCTGTTGGGggttcagaagccctgttggggGTGGGTGCActcgattcagaagccctgttggggGTGGGTGCActcgattcagaagccctgttggggGTGGGTGCACTTgtttcagaagccctgttggggTGGGTGCActcgattcagaagccctgttggggGTGGGTGCACTTGATTTAGAAGCCCTGTTGGCGGTGGGTGCACTTgtttcagaagccctgttgggggtgggtgcacttgattcagaagccctgttggagGTGGGTGCACTCgtttcagaagccctgttggggGTGGGTGCACTCgtttcagaagccctgttggggGTGGGTGCACTCgtttcagaagccctgttggggGTGGGTGCACTCgtttcagaagccctgttggggGTGGGTGCACTCgtttcagaagccctgttggggGTGGGTGCACTCgtttcagaagccctgttggggGTAGGTGCACTCATAAAGAAATTTGAGCATTTTTTTAGATATAAGCTTTTTGTTCCGTTTGGAacttttctgggatcttttatttcagctcatgaaacatgggaccaagacTTTACATGTTTCTATTTCTCTTCAATGTATTTACATAACAAGACTAGCAATTCTGCAGGCGTCAAACTCTCCCCTCCTTGAAGAAGCAGCTGGTCTCACACAGCCAAATGGTTTGTCCTGGTTCCTGCCTTTATGTTTATATTCACTGTCTTTCTGCTCAGGGCACCGTCAGAGACACAATGTTTATGTTCAGTCTTTGTTCAGCCAGACAGTCTTGCCAAAGGACCTTGAGGTTATTCAACgaagtgcagacagacagacactgtcctgCTAAAGAGAGCTGTTTCAGACCAGCGCAGACAGACGGACACTGTCCTGCTAAAGAGAGCTGTTTCAGACCAgcacagacagacactgtcctgctaaagagagctgtttcagaccagcgcagacagacagacactgtcccTAAAGAGAGCTGTTTCAGACCAGCACAGAAGACACTGTCCTGATAAAGACAGCTGTTTCAGAccagcgcagacagacagacactgtcctgataaagagagctgtttcagaccagcacagacagacactgacacTGTCCTGTCCTAAAGAGAGCTGTTTCAGAccagcgcagacagacagacactgtcctgATAAAGAGAGCTGTTTCAGACCAGCGCAGACAGACACTGTCCTGATAAAGAGAGCTGTTTCAGACCAGCGCAGACAGACAGCTGTTTAAAGACCTGtttcagaccagacagacagacactgtcctgataaagagagctgtttcagaccagcgcagacagacagacactgtcctgATAAAGAGACACTGTCCTGCTAAAGAGAGCAGACACTGTCCTGATAAAAGAGAGCTGTTTCAGAccagcgcagacagacagacactgtcctgataaagagagctgtttcagaccagcagacagacagacactgtcctgataaagagagctgtttcagaccagcgcagacagacagacactgtcctgataaagagagctgtttcagaccagcgcagacagacagacactgtcctgataaagagagctgtttcagaccagcgcagacagacagacactgtcctgATAAAGAGAGCTGTTTCAGACCACTGTCCTGctaaagcagacagacagacactgtcctgataaagagagctgtttcagaccagcgcagacagacagacactgtcctgataaagagagctgtttcagaccagcgcagacagacagacactgtcctgataaagagagctgtttcagaccagcgcagacagacagacactgtcctgATAAAGAGAGCTGTTTGAGACAACACTGTCCTGATAAAGAGAGCTGTTTCAGACcagcgacagacagacactgtcctgacactgtttcagaccagcgcagacagacagacactgtcctgataaagagagctgtttcagaccagcgcagacagacagacactgtcctctaaagagagctgtttcagaccagcgcagacagacagacactgtcctgataaagagagctgtttcagaccagcgcagacagacagacactgtcctgataaagagagctgtttcagaccagcgcagacagacagacactgtcctgataaagagagctgtttcagaccagcgcagacagacagacactgtcctgataaagagagctgtttcagaccagcgcagacagacagacactgtcctgataaagagagctgtttcagaccagcgcagacagacagacactgtcctgataaagagagctgtttcagaccagcgcagacagacagacactgtcctgataaagagagctgtttcagaccagaca is from Oncorhynchus gorbuscha isolate QuinsamMale2020 ecotype Even-year linkage group LG14, OgorEven_v1.0, whole genome shotgun sequence and encodes:
- the LOC123994354 gene encoding mRNA-decapping enzyme 1B-like isoform X1, with translation MTASSSGGNTCLTAKGLDISLAALQRQDPYIDNIVDVASQVALYTFNNRSNEWEKTDVEGTLFVYTRLASPRHGFTIMNRLSMENLTEPITKDLDFQLQDPFLLYRNARLAIYGIWFYDKADCQRIAELMKYLTKQEQAQRGQRGQGGLVSPRALEAAGDPGKGQGVDILQMLTKARNEYDKGGQPEPKEIGGCSVLNTNPSLIKPIPVKPMERYPQPGIQERPVQDGRGEPRPLSLATLFGVQQPRAELVSPMAGSGGPGSQPQGKPGGVRPAVARSLSYDDPVQAQPHLQAQEGGLISASSPPQHCPAFQKLMKDAASSSQPQKQLQRGGPMEQLQPVCESPENRLHENGAPSVLHHQTQARQDPIQRLFQNQPTSTTPSMTTSAPCCPRPPPLIPGLQSARPQPLLVDALGFPGSQHHHLSPHQARPLYFSPTKPPQMLVPMLPSHPSQSQPPHQPQPGHPQSQPCHPFHPFQHPQPIYLQPLPCHPQPGQLTGVVSPHELLQRLQLVQQEQSLVPEPTRPSSNLAPRFHEPAPLAPSAPPAMGQHGQQSAHSTARSLDSLADKNSAGTAAQKFQVISPQRIPATVAPTLLLSPSVFSQAKRPQAKASGDTHCPPGPHPPSALLAPQAPDDPQPRGLSKSQLQATLLHLIQNDSSFLDTIYESYAQRFSTDATANKF
- the LOC123994354 gene encoding mRNA-decapping enzyme 1B-like isoform X2, with product MTASSSGGNTCLTAKGLDISLAALQRQDPYIDNIVDVASQVALYTFNNRSNEWEKTDVEGTLFVYTRLASPRHGFTIMNRLSMENLTEPITKDLDFQLQDPFLLYRNARSIYGIWFYDKADCQRIAELMKYLTKQEQAQRGQRGQGGLVSPRALEAAGDPGKGQGVDILQMLTKARNEYDKGGQPEPKEIGGCSVLNTNPSLIKPIPVKPMERYPQPGIQERPVQDGRGEPRPLSLATLFGVQQPRAELVSPMAGSGGPGSQPQGKPGGVRPAVARSLSYDDPVQAQPHLQAQEGGLISASSPPQHCPAFQKLMKDAASSSQPQKQLQRGGPMEQLQPVCESPENRLHENGAPSVLHHQTQARQDPIQRLFQNQPTSTTPSMTTSAPCCPRPPPLIPGLQSARPQPLLVDALGFPGSQHHHLSPHQARPLYFSPTKPPQMLVPMLPSHPSQSQPPHQPQPGHPQSQPCHPFHPFQHPQPIYLQPLPCHPQPGQLTGVVSPHELLQRLQLVQQEQSLVPEPTRPSSNLAPRFHEPAPLAPSAPPAMGQHGQQSAHSTARSLDSLADKNSAGTAAQKFQVISPQRIPATVAPTLLLSPSVFSQAKRPQAKASGDTHCPPGPHPPSALLAPQAPDDPQPRGLSKSQLQATLLHLIQNDSSFLDTIYESYAQRFSTDATANKF